CCGAAGTTGGGCTGCAGATTTTACTTGCTTCTtttattcccccccccccccccccccctctatTTCCTCCTAGGAACTAATTGTCCAGTGTATCAGTGAATCAAGTTCGTAATTTTCTGGACAGATACTTTTTTAGTTTCTGTTGGTTTCTTTGCAACTTTGATGTGTCAATCATGTACTTTCTGCCTATTGGAATGAGAGATCATCCTTCTTTTATTCTTTGTTGAGTTTGTTTAGAAAGGTGGTGCAAATTTGAACCTGTTATTGCCTAGTGTTCCAGTTTTGAGCTTTGATCATCAATTCTTTCTGCATCTAAAAGCTCATTACGCTGATCTTTACATTTGATATTTGATATCAGCTTCTCTGCAGAAAGATGAATGCTGTTACTGCAAGTCTCCTGGACATGATCTTTACTGCTTCTCTATAAATTATTGGAGGGGCAATTGCAATACAAGTACATTTGCAATTAAAATTTATAGCTGAAAGTTTTGCCAGATGCGAATAATGGGGCTCCACAGCCGTGAGAGTGGGGGACAAGGAGATTGGAGAtaagggggaaggggaaaatgttGGCACTTAGGGTCTATTTGTTTggactgaaaatattttccagaaaatattttcaggAAATTCTGGTGTTTGGCAGCCAAAAAGATTGGGAAAATTTTTTCCCGTGGAAAATCTTTTACGCAATCAGGAGTAAAATGACTTCTGCATCTGTTGTACTAAAGTTATTTTCCAATAAACTCTCAGAGTTCATCAACCTCACGATCCCTttaataggaaaaaaaatttgagagcTCATCATTCTCATGATCTTTTACTAAACCGAAAATTTTCAGATCATGACAGAAAATTATCTATCGTGCCTAACCTAGACCTACAGCCAcctcccccaccaccaccacaaaGGCGCCTCTCCATCTTCCTTATCTTTCTTAGTACTATTTGTAAGCATCAGTGAAGTGCTTCATCTGATAGAACTCTATCAATCATAAGGATTTCATTCTTGATGCAATTTCCATTGACATAGCGATTAGGTAATTCGTATGATCTGTAATGGTAATGGGTTTGCGATACAATGGGTTTCCTGAGTATGATCtaattttttggaatttgaagtatTTGGATTGGGGTGATGAATTGATATAGGTGTGAATGGGAGTTCTGGTCGTTGGCAGAAGGAAACTGACGAATCTTTGAGGGGAACATTCTTTGTGGGTTTTTGGCTTCAAGGACTATTTTTCGAAAGTGCACCAAACACCTGATAAAGAAgggaaatagtttttttttcctatgaagatgattttcactaaaaatattttccttgggaaaaaaattttgcacTCCTTAAATGTGGCCACCAAGAATGCTGGTTTCTGTTTTAGAAACTTCCTTTGCCATCAAGCATCAATTAGATATGTCATTATAACATTTGCGAATTCCAAATGGCAAGCGTGTGCTGTATCTCGTTGCCAGTTGCTTTACACCTCTATATGTTATGCACTGTAGGTACTCTAAACGTCACGGGGTTATATAAGCAGGCATGTAGAACAGTTTCTTTGCCTTTGAAACAACTATCTTTCTTCACGTCTGTCTTTCCTCCATTCCCATGGCTTCTCAGGGTTTGACGAAGCCCACAGTCCAAGTCGCTTGGCTCGAGCATCTTTCTCCCACTGAAATGAGGCAAGCAAAACATTATTTTTTGATGACATCGACACAACACTACAGGTAGTAGACGAGGGCCAAATCATAAACGCAAAGTTACCTTGTCTAGCTCTGGGCGTCTGTCATAGGCAGTGTAATGCCAGGCTAGACCTTTCTTAAGCATTGATTCCTAAAGATCACAATGGAGAAAAAACTCATTATGCACGGACTTAAGAAGGAATGTAACTAGGGCAGCCAAGATTGATCTTTCTCAAATTTGTTACCTGTACAAATATGCCGTTGCAGTATATATCTCCTACACTGCGCCCATAACGATCCTGATCAAATACAAGAACCCTCAAGCACTTTCCCTGAACTATTCTAGTCAGCTCTTCCTTGGCTTCTTTCCCGTATGGCATAGCGCTCTCTGGCGCATCTATTCCCCTGTTTCTCATCTAGCGTCATTCTCAAGAAATGCATTGTAGTATGAAAAGACCTATCATCAGCAGTTTCACGTACCTTAATCTGATCCTATATTTTCGAGCTAGAATTTCCACATTTTGAATCATCAGTACCCTGAAGTAGAACCTCACATTAATCAGTTGAACAGTCAAGTAAAATAACATCTAGATGGAAGATCTGGGAGAACTTGCGAGGTATGACTAACCGGTATCCTGCATCCACGATTTGCTTATGCAATGCATCTGCTTTTGCATAATTTTTGACTGCACGCGCTTTTGATCTTTGAACAGCAGCAACTTGTACATCCCTGGGAACAGATGACGACTCCCTAGGATCCGTGGTACTAACGTAGACAGTTATTGTATCTCCATCTGCTACTGCCTTTGCGTCTACCTATAGACAGTTTACAGTATAGTGTGAACTCATTGACACTTGACCTTGCATTAGAAATGACCAAATATGTCTGAGaagataatttatttatttttttaactggAAGTGTTTGCAATTCGAACTGGAGTCCTTGCGGGTGTGGAGGAGGAGTGCCATCAGTCAGCTCAACCAGAGTATGTGGCAGAGGAAGACGATAAAAAACCAATAAACCCTGCAGTTTAATATGCACAAATGAATTAAATCAGACAGCCAGCACTCATTTATTTGAGCTTTGTGCATACAATTGAAGAAATCCCGCAAAGATTACCTCAACATCAGCCTTCTGGTGCCTTTTTAAGGTCTGGATTATAAGCCTCGAGGCTTCTTCCGGTGTTTTAGGTGGAGGTTTCGATTCTCGCCATGCAGCGGAAAGCTTTTTGTACCTTGATATTTATCGAAATTCACAACAACGTAGGAATGTCAAGGTTAAAATCAGTGAGATGCATAGCATTGTTACAAAGACATTTGGTCAAGTATTCAGTCAATTACCAATTAGCTTGAGCCTTTTTCGATGACACAACATGCTCACTCAGTCCTTCAGGAACCTTGATATGAACAAAAGAACAAGAAGTAAAACAATTCCGATCATGCAAGAACAGAACTAATGCCCACCCTCTATCACCAAATCAAGTTTTATTGTGCTCTAAGCTAGTCAACGTTTTGATTAGCAACCAAAGACAAAAAAAGGGGGCATAAAACTCTTGAATTCAAGCAAGAACCCTGTGACATAGCAACCAAAGACAACCAAAAAAGGGGTATAAAACTCTTGAATTCAAGCAAGAACCCTGTGACATGACCCTTACCTGGGAGGTAATTTCGAAGTTATAAAGATCATGAGCTAGAGCTGAAAGGCCACCCGGGGAATCCGATTCTGATgtaggcttgcaacaatatcCACAGAATAACCTCAGAGCGTTTcccattttctcttctttttttttcttttaatttttcttcaagATTTTCAGAATCGGCTTGGAGATGAGATTTAACAAGGGGAGGTAGACAGGGGGGGCCTTAGATTTGCTTTATGGTGACTGCTGCGGAATCTTTTTCGTTTGATTGGTGTTTATGAGAAGTTTTGTGTTGAGGATGGAGTCGGGAAAGAATTATTGGCAAAGGAATAGCAGGTGGCATCTTTTAATAGGTTGGCGTCCGAGAACTCAAATCGATGAGGATCTCATCCAGCTGGGCCGCGAAGCTCTGGGGTCAACGCCTCAACGTTCGTTTCCTTCACTCTGGTCTTTGGATGACTATTTTGCCCAGCTGGAAATAAAGAAACAAAGGAACCCGtgactagggatggcaatgggggcgggtgcccgcggggggctctcggggcgggggttggggcgccccccgcttagaaacggggcggggggcgggggagtatacccccgccccatcccccgccccgccacccgcaaaacaaaaaaaaaaaatatatatatatatatatatatatatataattatatataagcCAAGCAAAGCAGTAGTTGAGCAGAAAAGAATTGATTACCCACAACCTTATCAATCTGCTTGGTATATGATACATAGCTACTTGTGCCTAATACACTATGATCTTTTGTTACAGGATTGTACGATCATTACCGCAT
This portion of the Coffea arabica cultivar ET-39 chromosome 2e, Coffea Arabica ET-39 HiFi, whole genome shotgun sequence genome encodes:
- the LOC113730288 gene encoding staphylococcal-like nuclease CAN2 produces the protein MGNALRLFCGYCCKPTSESDSPGGLSALAHDLYNFEITSQVPEGLSEHVVSSKKAQANWYKKLSAAWRESKPPPKTPEEASRLIIQTLKRHQKADVEGLLVFYRLPLPHTLVELTDGTPPPHPQGLQFELQTLPVDAKAVADGDTITVYVSTTDPRESSSVPRDVQVAAVQRSKARAVKNYAKADALHKQIVDAGYRVLMIQNVEILARKYRIRLRGIDAPESAMPYGKEAKEELTRIVQGKCLRVLVFDQDRYGRSVGDIYCNGIFVQESMLKKGLAWHYTAYDRRPELDKWEKDARAKRLGLWASSNPEKPWEWRKDRREER